The DNA region TGCGCCCAGGATTGCGACATCGCTTTGGTCGATCTCAATCTGCGCGATGGGCCGACCGGGCCGCAGATCGGCATGGAACTGAGCCGTCATGGCATCCGCGTGATCTACGTCACCGCCAATCCCGCGCAGATCGGCGAGGCTGCTGTCGCGGCGCTGGGCGTGATCACCAAGCCGTTTCGCGCGCAGAGCATATCGGCCACGCTGCATCTGGCCGCGGCCGAACAGCCCGACCTGCACGAAACGGAAATCCTTGGCTTTACGCCGTTCCCGCCGCGCGACTCATGGACCGCAATGGAATCGAGAGGCTGAGGCACAGCCCGTCGGGACGCCAGTCCCGCACGATCCGCCCGCCCAATTGCCGTTCGGCGCTCAATGTCATCAACCGGCTGCCAAAGCCGTCCGGGTCGCCGG from Sphingobium sp. HWE2-09 includes:
- a CDS encoding response regulator, with the translated sequence MSKKVLIVEDEIFVALEIEQIVEDAGFEVGAIAADKEAALACAQDCDIALVDLNLRDGPTGPQIGMELSRHGIRVIYVTANPAQIGEAAVAALGVITKPFRAQSISATLHLAAAEQPDLHETEILGFTPFPPRDSWTAMESRG